The Halotia branconii CENA392 region TCACTTTATCGCCAGAAGAAACAGCTTCAACAATCGTTTCCAAAGCGGCGCTTAAGACTGCATCCGCTTGTTTTTTGGTAACACTTGCCTTTTCAGCTACGGCATCAACCAATTCACCCTTGTTCATGTCAAACTCCTTGTGGTTTACTTGAGATTCTTTACGGATGCACCCTGTCGCATCCTTACGGAAATCTCTGTTGGGAGAAATATAAAAATCGTCCTTTGGGAGTACTTTTACTTAAAACGCCTGTAAATCCCATCGGCTCGACTTTTCAATGAATCATTCTAAGGCGTTGTAGCCTGAAGTGGATATATGAAACCATTAATTTATATGGATTTCAGGATTTTTTATGTTTTTTGGTAGTTCTTTCACTAAAAACCACCCCTAAATTAGGAAAAAATACTTACTAAATACCCTTTTAGTGAAAAATAGGTAAAGAAAAGTTAGTAATTCAAAATTCAAATTTATTTGCTTATTTACGTAATATAGGTAAATATTGATACATTTTCAATTTTCAATTTTTAATTTCCAAGAGGATGCCCAACTACTGTTAAAAATCAATTCATATATCCGGTTATGCACTTTCAAAGACCCTTCTTCTTTAATTATTAACCCCGACAACAGCAATTCTCTTGCTTCTGGACTATCTACTGCGGGAATTTTTTCTTGATGCCAAATTTGCTGATATAGTTCTAGTAACCCAACAGGGTGGCGAGTATTTTTGAGGATGCGATCGCGAATTGTTCGCAAATGCTCCGGCTCATCCTGTGATTCCCAATTATTGATGATATTCGTAAACACCAAACTTTCAATCCATTCTGCTTCACTATTTGTAGGAATAGCAGATACCGAACTGCGAATCAACTTACAAAGTTTCTGGGTAAGGAAAGGCTGACCACTAGTCCAAGCTAGTACTTCTTTGAGTACTAATTGAGGATTACTAACTTTTTGTGTCAATCCCTCCAACAAAGGTTGAGCTTCATGAACATGAAAACCATTTAATTGAATTGCTTGACCAATATTAAAAGGTGTTCTTTGATAATCCGTAATCAAATCGGACGGAGTAGCAACGCCAAATAAAGCAAAAGTTAAACGTCGATATTTAGGATTAATGCTGCGCTGATTATAACAAAAGCGAATTAAAGCAAAAAAATCATTAACTAGAAAATCTAAAGATAAAACACTATCAATTTCATCAATAAAAATAAAAATATTTTCGTCTGAAACTTGATCTAATAAAACATCTTCTATAAATCTACTTAAACACTGGATAGGTGATAAATTTTTTTGCTCATGCCACCAAGCTTTTAAATTCACCTTTCCTAATAAATTAAAACTCTGCCACAACTCCACGACTAATCCTTTATACCATTGAGCAGGAGTAATATTTTCGCAACCCAGGCGAGTGATATCGATGGCCGCACAGTTAAACCCTTGCTTTTGAAGATGATGTATAATCCTTACCATCAAGCTGGATTTGCCCATTTGTCGGGCATTGAGAACGTAACAAAACTCTTTATTCTTTAATGCTTTGTAGAGATAACGGTCTGCTGAACGCACGACATAAGTAGGAGCATCCATAGGCAAACTTCCCCCTACTTGATAATCAAAAATTGAAGATTGCTCTGCACTTTTAAGCAAAGCATTTTCAAATACAAGTTCTGCTTTAGTAGCTTTAAGAATTTCTAGTGTTTGTGATAGCTCTTGAGTCCGTTCTTTGACTTTTTGTTCTAAATTTAGGTTAGATTTAGCTAACGCTTCTTTAGCTTCTTGTAAGGCAAGATTCTTAACTTTCAACTCTAAAATTAACTGTACTCGTTCAGCTTCTGATTGTTTGCGTTGTGTGATATCTTGAAAAGCGGCTATGGCATAAACAATTTCACCTTGTTCATTAAAAATTGGCGTAGCCGACACCTCTAAAGGAATAATCTTGTCGGCTTGGTGAATCTCCATATTATCGATAATGACACTTTTACCGTTTAATGCTTGCACAATAGGCTGCTGTTCTGTAGGGTATAACTGCTTTTTACCTGCCAAATAAACTTGATAAATCTCTGCTAATTGAGTAGGTGTGGCTTCAGTGACGATTCCCTTACCAAGTAGCTGCTGTGCAGTTTGATTAGCGTAGTAAGGTTGACCATCACTATTAACTACGAATATGCCCACTGGCACAGCTTCTAAGAATTGAGTCAGCCTTGCTTGGCTTTCACGTAATGCTAACTCTGCTTGTTGGCGTACTGTGACTTCTTGTTGTAAACGTACTAATAATTTTGCTTGAGTTTCTTGTACTAAAAATTCCTGCTTCTTAGCTATTTTCATTTGCTGCACATGTTGCAGAGTTTTACTAGTTGTAATTTCTAAATCCTGAAAATTTATTGGTTTAGTTAAAAAGTCAAAAGCACCACGATTCATCGCAGTTCTGATATTTTCCATATCATTATACGCAGAAATAATTACTGCTTTAATAATGGGATATAACTCATTAAGTTTGGTAATTAAAGTTAACCCATCCATTTCCGGCATATAGATATCAGTTAACACTATATCTATATCCGGTTCCATTTGTAGTATTTCTAATGCTTCAACACCATTACGGGCAAAAATCAGATGAAATTGTTTTTCCCGAATTTTTTTTCTAAATTTCTGGCGGAGTAAGAGTTCTAAGTCAGGCTCATCATCCACAACCAGTATTATTGCTGGCATAGTTTCTTACCTGATGTAGATTATTCATAAATTAAGTATTTTTTCTTTCAGCTTGTCAAATTGAATAGGTTTTGTGATATAGCCATCAGCTCCATATTGTTTAGCTGTTAAGTAATTATATTCATCATCATAAGCAGTAATGATAAATACTTTGAGATTCGGATAATGATCTTTAATAACTTTGAGCATTTCTAAGCCGTTCATTCCAGGCATATTAATGTCGGTTACTATCAAAGCTAGATGATTAATTAATTGACTTTGTAAATATTCCAAAGCTTCTTCTGCTGAAAAAGCAAAATATAATTTGATTTGCTCTTGTTTAAGTTCTCTCCTAAATTTCTGTCTAAACAACAATTGAACATCTTGTTCGTCATCTACAACCATTATTTTCATTTAAAATTTATATCTTGACAAAGTGAACCAAGTATAGGTAAAAAGACTAGCTGAGTAGAGCTTTTATAATTTATAATTCAATGAAATCAAGATTTATTACACAAACGTTAGGTTAATATTTGCTAAATTACGTAATTTTTTATACCATAAAAACACAAGTGACTAAGTAGTGAATCAGAAATTGCACACACCAAAATGCATGAGATACCCTGATTGTATTTGTGTTTTTGTAGTCAAAAATTGAAAGATCAAGCATTTTTTAGTCAATCGTCATAAAAATGGCGATAATTCTATACTACTATGAGTGCTAAAGCACTCACCAAAGGCGGCGGGAAGCCTACTTCTTTGAGGAGTGGGATAAGCTTAATACAAACTGTAAGCATCTTTGTTTAAAATTTAGCAGAAGAAGTTTCTATACTTTTTGAAGCTATTTCCTGTAAGCAACAAATTTAGGTAAGATAATAATAAAATATGTATAAAAATTTACTTTTGTTTCTACTTTGATTTCTCCTTGATGTTGCTGGACAATAATATCATGAGTAATAGATAGACCTAAACCAGTTCCTTCACCAGTCGGTTTAGTTGTAAAAAAGGGATTAAAAATCTTATCTAGTGCTTCTTGGGGAATACCTTCGCCGTTATCGTGGATATGAATTTCTATTCGTTGATTCAAATCTTTAGTAGTTATCGAAAGCATCGGTGAAAATTCTTCACCATTAGCTTCTGCACTGGCGATAAAACGCATTTTCTTTTTATGTGTTGTATAGCAAGCATTATTAATTACATTGATAAAAGCGCGACTAATATTTTGGGGTACGACATTTACTTGACCAAGATTATCAGCATAATCTGTCTTGATATTGATATTGAAAGAGGGCATCTTAGCACGCATTCCGTGATACGATAGCTCGATCGCTTCTTTAAGCAAAGCGTTAATATCTGTCATTTGCCGATCGCCAGCATGTCCGCGCGAGTGCATCAGCATTGCATGTACAATATTATCTGCCCTTTTGCCATGCTCATTGATTTTTTGGGCGTTTTGTTTGAGATCGTTTAAGGTTTCTGCAATATATTCTCTAGTTTCTGGATCTAAACGATTTTGCTGATTGGCAATTTCTTCGCAGAGTTCTTGAGTTAACTCTACGGAAAGCTCGGCAAAGTTGTTAACAAAGTTTAAGGGATTTTTGATCTCATGGGCAATACCAGCTGTTAAAGCTCCTAGAGAAGCCAGTTTTTCTTGGGCAATAATTTGAGCTTGTGTGGTTGTTAATGTTTGCAGGGTACTGGCTAATTCCAGATTTGTCTTTTGGAGTTCTTGAGTTCTAATTTCTACTTTTTGTTCTAGAGTCCGACTGTAACCTTCTAGCTGATCGTAAAGACGGCAATTCTCAATAGAAATGGCGGCTTGAGTCGAAAGGATTCTTAAAACTTCCACGCGATCGCTTGTAAAAGCACCTGTGGTTAAATTATTTTCTAAATATAAAATACCGCTAAGTTTGCCTTGATGAATTAAGGCAGTACAGAGAATAGATTTAGGTTGAGTAGTAATAATGTAGGGATCAAGAGTAAATTGTGTTTCGTGGGTGGCATCATTTAAGACTACATCTTTGTGAGTGTGAGCTACATAATTAATAATAGCTGTTGATAAAAGAGGAATTTTAGTTCCAGGAGCCACTGAATCTATTGGCAAGGATTGCAGTAAAATTAAGTCATCAACATCTACTGTTCCTTGGGCTTCAATCACTAAGTTATCTTGTTTATAAAGAATCAAAAAGCCTTTTTGAGCGCCAGCGTTTTCAATCACAATTTTCATTAATTTTGCTAGCAACTTATCTAAAACAATCTCTCCAGAAATTGTTTGTGAGGCTTTCAATATACTAGCAAAATCTAATACACCTGATGTAGTTTGATCTGAGTTGCTAGTTAAAGGATTTAAGCCAATAGCAAAGCTTTCTGTTGAGGTTTTAGTCAAAAATCGTGGGTATCTGGCCTCCAAATCTTTGACTTTAGCCACAGCCCCCCAACGCTGATAAGCATAATGAGCATCTTGTAGGTAGTGGCGAGCCAGATGTTTTTGGTTTTTAGCTAAATAAAATCGCCCTGCTAGCTCATAAGCTAGAGCTTCTTCATGGAGATATTCGTGTTTATGAGCTAGAGTAATGGCGCGATCGTAATATTCTCTGGCATCTTGATCTTTACCTAATACACAGCAACGTTCGGCTTCTACTAAATAAAATTTGTGTAAATAATTCATGGGAGCATGATTTGCCCATGTTTGCATTTTTTCTTGGTTAGCAGCAACTTTTTCCAAAATGCTATTTTTATCATTTACAGAAGCATCAGCAAACATCATTAACCGAGTTAACGAATCATAAAAATAAGCCGGGGGAGCAAAACAAGTTGTTGCCGCATTAACTAAATATTCTTCCAACTTTGTTGCATTTTCACTTGCTTGCTCAAATTGATGAAAGTGATAGCTAAGGATTAATTTATTTGTATATAAATGCAGCATTGCAGTTCGATCTTGAACTTCTAAATGCAACGGCAGCATTTTGTTTTCATCGTAGACTTCACCATTTAAACAACAAGGGTTTTCTGCCTTACCAATCCAGTTGAGAACTACCTGCCAAAATATGCGATGCCAATTGAGAAATGCTTCTTGTTTAAGTTGAGCGATCGCTTGATGATAAATTGCTTGCTCTTGTTCTAGTTTTACTAATTCTTTGCCACTTAAATATGACATCATGCAGTAACCCATTGCTCCACCAGCAGCAAATTCAAAATCTCCACTTTCCAACCCACTTTGATAAGCTTCTAACTCGTATAACAGTACTTTTCTCAGATGCTCTTTTAAATGTCTGACAAAATTACAAAATACATAGATCTTGGCTTTAAGTTTTGTGGCATGGAATTTTTCTAACAGATGTAAAGCCAATTGACTGAATTGATATGCAGTATCAATCTGCCCCTGACCGCATAAAATTAATCCATAATTTGCATAAGCAAAAGCTGATTCAGCAGCGTTACCTCCAGTAACCGAAAGATTTATCTGTTGGCAAGCAATTAACGGAATCAGTTCATTTACTGTTAAGTAAGCAGGACTCCAGACAATAGTCATAATTTGCATGGCTGCCAGTTTGACCAAATCGGTCATTATCGGCAAGTCAATCAAGTCTGAGGGTGCTTTTGCTGCTAAAATTGAATGTGTTTGTTGCAAAGCCAAAATTATATCTGGTTGACTTGGTTGTTCTGGAAAGGTGATATTTAATAACTTCAATACTTGCAATGCCGTTTTAACAGCTTCTAGATGTTTGTTTTCTGCCCAATAAGATTGGATGCGAACTTCGTAAACTCTGACCTTTTCTAGTAGCGTCTCGGCTTGTTGCAGAACTATATTTGTTAATAGCTCCATTGCTGCAAAATCAGTACTTAGATAAGCCGCCTCTGCTGCCTCTACATGAAGTTCCAAAGTCAGATTGTATTGATGATGCCAACTATCTTGTTGTAATAGCCTTAAACCAGTTTGCAAATAGTTAAATGCTGATTGATAAGCTGCTGAGTCTTTGGCTTTTTTTCCCGCCTGTAAATTTAATTGTGCTAATTGATATTTATCTCCTTGGTGGTTAATTAAATCCTGTCCTTGGTTTAGTTGATTCACAATATCAAATAAATTTTCATCTTGCTTTTGTGGCGGCGTATTTTGTAGTAATAGTTGACCCACACGCAGATGCATTGCCTTTTTATCTATTTCAGGAATTAGTAAATAGACTGCTTGCTGGATTCTGTCATGGGCAAATTTATATTCTGCTGTCAACCTGTCTAACAAACCTTCTACATCTAGATTTGTCAATTTGTAAGTATTGCTTAGAGGTAACACAAATCTCTTAGCGATCGCTGGCCAAAGAACAGATGCTGTTTCTTGTGGCGTTTCCTCAGAAATTGTTGATAATTTTTCTAAGTTAAATCGGTTGCCAATACAAGCGGCTAACTTCAAAATAGTTTGTGTCTGTAGCGGTAATTTTTGCACCTTATCGGCCATCAATTCGACTACATTGTCGGTAATTTGTTGAGATTGGATCTGCTCTAAATTCCATTGCCAACAACTTTGTTGATAATTAAAAGTGACTAGGGCTTCTGCATATAAAGACTTTAAAAACTCAGTCATAAAAAAGGGATTACCATTAGTCTTATTCAGGATTAACTCGGCTAAGGGGATAGCAGTTGCTGGCTCACAGTGGCAAACATCGCTCACTAGCTGAGTTATCTGTAGTAAAGTTAAAGGTGATAGAAAAATCTGATTAACTGTTGCTTGGGCTTGCTTGATTTCAGCCAAAGTCAACATTAAAGGATGTGCTGCACTGACTTCATTGTCTCGATAGGCTCCGATTAAAAACAGATATTTACTATCTGCTACTGTCATTAACATCTCAATCAACTTTAACGAAGCCCCATCAACCCATTGCAAATCGTCTAAGAAAATAACTAGGGGATGTTCTTGACGGGTAAATACTTTAATAAAGTTTTGTAAGACTAAGTTAAAACGATTTTTAGCTGCTGCTGGTGGTAAATCAGTCACAGGAGGTTGCGAACCAATAATCAGTTCTATTTCTGGAATCACCTCAATCATCACTTGGCCATTACCACCTAAAGCCGTAAGCAACTTTTCTCGCCAAAGCGCGATCGCGGTCTCATTTTCTGTAAGTATTTGTAGTATTAATGACCGAAATGCCTGGATAATCGACGTATAGGGAATATTACGTTGAAACTGATCAAATTTTCCAGCGATAAAGTAGCCGCGTTGGCGGGTAATTGGTTTATAGACTTCCTGCACTAAGGCTGACTTACCAATTCCTGAAAATCCTGATACCAACATCATTTCATTTGCACCCAGGCTTACCCGTTCAAAGGCAGCCATTAAAGTTGCGATTTCTTCTTCCCGCCCATATAGCTTTTGCGGAATTTGAAACTTATCTGAAATATCATATTGTCCTATTAAAAAAAGTTCAATTTGTTGTTTGGCTTGCCATTGCTGTAAACATATTTCTAAGTCTGCTTTTAATCCACATACTGATTGATAACGATCTTCAGCATTTTTATTCATCAATTTCAAAACAATCTCTGAAATCATTTGAGGAATGTCTGACTTATATTCATGTAAAGGCACAAATCGTTTAGCAATATGACAATGTACTAACTCCAAAGCATCATCTGTAGGAAAAGGCAATTGACCTGTTAATAATTCGTAAAAAGTTACTCCTAATGAATAAAAATCTGTGCGATAATCAATGGCTCGATTCATTCGTCCAGTCTGTTCTGGCGAAATGTAAGCGAGGGTTCCTTCTAATACATTAGGATTGCGAAATGTAGAATTTTCTCGCGATAGTACTATCGAAATCCCAAAGTCGATGAGTTTAACTTGTCCTGTTTGCTGATTCCAAACAATATTAGCTGGGTTAATATTCTTATGGATTACCTGATATTGATGTATCTCTTTGAGAATTTGCACAATATTAATGGCAATAGAAAGAAATTCTGCAATAGTAAATTGTCTCTTTTTAATGAAGTGATTGAGAGATTCACCACCAAAATCTTCTAATACCATTACCCATTGATGCAAATAGTTTTCTAAGCTGTAAGCTTCTATCACCCCTTTAAGTCGTAAAGATTTGGTCGTCTCATACTCTTGTTTAAACCAAGCTATTCTTTCTGGTGATGGATAAGTTGGTTTGAGGACTTTGAGGATGATTGGTTGAGAATTTTCTAGGCGATATCCACGATAGACAAACGAGTTAGGACTATCATGTAGTGCTTCAATGATTTGGTAGCCTGGAAAAGATGTTGGCATTCATCTACCTCCCAATTATTTGAATTGTTATGTGGCGCTTTCCATTGTTAATACTTCCCTCTCCCTTAAATTTGGAGCAAAACGGCGGTAAATAAGTTGCTCTGCATAACGGTAAAGATTTATAACGCAAGAAAATTTGAGGAAATCTATATTTTCTCAGTGCAGCGCGGTGTCGCCGCTGAAAAACCGGATAACTCGAAAGTTTCACGTCCGGTTTTGTAGACGAGTCGCTCTGGTCAAAAGACACAGGAGAGCAGGGAGCAGGACTTCGGTGACGGGGCGGCTTAGTCACTATCACTGCTCATTTTACCCCTCACCCTATAAGGTTAACTTTTTATCTGATTCTGTTTCCACTCAGTTCCTTCTGCATAGCCTTGACGATAGTAGAGGAAGATATTAAGCAGCCAATGTTGGAGCAAGGAAAAACGCTTAATTGAGCCATTTCTCCAGCCCAAGCAATAGAGTCTGTATAAGCAACCCATACGTTCATTCTGCATTTCACATTTCCAATTGCTTACGTCTGCTGGTGTACTGCCTTTAAGTAATTAGCTCTTAACAACATGTGTATACATGCTAAAATTCTGCATTGCTCTGTTAATTCACACAGTGCTATACTCTACTAAATAATTTATCTACCAGTTTTTTTTCAATAACTGGTAGACCGGGTGACGGTAGTTGTTTCACAGATGATTATGCTGTGAGCGATGTCATTTGTTTTTTCAGAGCATCAACTTGTGAAATTATAATTTTGTTCATTTTGCCGATTTCCCTTTCTTCCATCCAGATCGTCATAGATGAGATGATTAATTCTTTCAAGAAAGCATAAGAGAAGCCCTTAGTCTTCTGAGCAATTTGAGTGATGTCCGTCTTCGATACGCACATTTCAGATTTGAATTCTTCGTTCCAAAGAGTAATATACTTAATTCGTTCTTCGACAGTAGGTAAGTCAAATTTATATATGCGATCAAATCGACCAGGACGCTTCAGAATTGCTTCATCTATACGCTTTGGATAGTTAGTTGTCGCTAAGATCACTATTCCTGTATTATCGGCAAAACCGTCTAGCTCGTTGAGCAGTAACGAACGACTTTCCTCTAATATAAGTGAGTCTAAATCTTCAAGGACTAGGATACAAGGAGTCGTTTCCCGTGCTCGCTCGAACACTTGTTGGATACTATAGTGATCATTATCGTACCGAGATTTTAAGCTTTTAACGTACAAACACGGTACCTCCATTTCGTTAATTATAGCTTTGATAGTGTGACTTTTTCCGTTTCCAGGAGGACCGGTAAATAAGATTCCGCATTTATGGGATACACCATAGTATTCATACAAGTCTTGCGAGGCAAAAAACCGCCCTAAGTAATCTTGAATATCTTGTTTGAGAGTTCCACTCAAAATTAAAGTATCGAAACAGGCACTACGAATAGACTCAAACAATTTTGGATCTCTTGACCAATAACCATTTTGAAAAACTAATATCTCGTCTTGAATTTCTGAATTCCAATCACAAACAGCAGTAAAAAAGTTTTCAGCAATTTCTTTGTTATCAGCTATGATCCAATGATAATTGACTTGACAATAAGCCTCCTGCCATTTCATCGAAATTACTTCTAGTTTATTTTCTTGTGATATAACTTCAAAATGTCCATTTTTGGTAAAGTTGTAAATTCTATTTTCTATCCCATTCCA contains the following coding sequences:
- a CDS encoding AAA-like domain-containing protein gives rise to the protein MPAIILVVDDEPDLELLLRQKFRKKIREKQFHLIFARNGVEALEILQMEPDIDIVLTDIYMPEMDGLTLITKLNELYPIIKAVIISAYNDMENIRTAMNRGAFDFLTKPINFQDLEITTSKTLQHVQQMKIAKKQEFLVQETQAKLLVRLQQEVTVRQQAELALRESQARLTQFLEAVPVGIFVVNSDGQPYYANQTAQQLLGKGIVTEATPTQLAEIYQVYLAGKKQLYPTEQQPIVQALNGKSVIIDNMEIHQADKIIPLEVSATPIFNEQGEIVYAIAAFQDITQRKQSEAERVQLILELKVKNLALQEAKEALAKSNLNLEQKVKERTQELSQTLEILKATKAELVFENALLKSAEQSSIFDYQVGGSLPMDAPTYVVRSADRYLYKALKNKEFCYVLNARQMGKSSLMVRIIHHLQKQGFNCAAIDITRLGCENITPAQWYKGLVVELWQSFNLLGKVNLKAWWHEQKNLSPIQCLSRFIEDVLLDQVSDENIFIFIDEIDSVLSLDFLVNDFFALIRFCYNQRSINPKYRRLTFALFGVATPSDLITDYQRTPFNIGQAIQLNGFHVHEAQPLLEGLTQKVSNPQLVLKEVLAWTSGQPFLTQKLCKLIRSSVSAIPTNSEAEWIESLVFTNIINNWESQDEPEHLRTIRDRILKNTRHPVGLLELYQQIWHQEKIPAVDSPEARELLLSGLIIKEEGSLKVHNRIYELIFNSSWASSWKLKIEN
- a CDS encoding response regulator, which encodes MVVDDEQDVQLLFRQKFRRELKQEQIKLYFAFSAEEALEYLQSQLINHLALIVTDINMPGMNGLEMLKVIKDHYPNLKVFIITAYDDEYNYLTAKQYGADGYITKPIQFDKLKEKILNL
- a CDS encoding trifunctional serine/threonine-protein kinase/ATP-binding protein/sensor histidine kinase, which gives rise to MPTSFPGYQIIEALHDSPNSFVYRGYRLENSQPIILKVLKPTYPSPERIAWFKQEYETTKSLRLKGVIEAYSLENYLHQWVMVLEDFGGESLNHFIKKRQFTIAEFLSIAINIVQILKEIHQYQVIHKNINPANIVWNQQTGQVKLIDFGISIVLSRENSTFRNPNVLEGTLAYISPEQTGRMNRAIDYRTDFYSLGVTFYELLTGQLPFPTDDALELVHCHIAKRFVPLHEYKSDIPQMISEIVLKLMNKNAEDRYQSVCGLKADLEICLQQWQAKQQIELFLIGQYDISDKFQIPQKLYGREEEIATLMAAFERVSLGANEMMLVSGFSGIGKSALVQEVYKPITRQRGYFIAGKFDQFQRNIPYTSIIQAFRSLILQILTENETAIALWREKLLTALGGNGQVMIEVIPEIELIIGSQPPVTDLPPAAAKNRFNLVLQNFIKVFTRQEHPLVIFLDDLQWVDGASLKLIEMLMTVADSKYLFLIGAYRDNEVSAAHPLMLTLAEIKQAQATVNQIFLSPLTLLQITQLVSDVCHCEPATAIPLAELILNKTNGNPFFMTEFLKSLYAEALVTFNYQQSCWQWNLEQIQSQQITDNVVELMADKVQKLPLQTQTILKLAACIGNRFNLEKLSTISEETPQETASVLWPAIAKRFVLPLSNTYKLTNLDVEGLLDRLTAEYKFAHDRIQQAVYLLIPEIDKKAMHLRVGQLLLQNTPPQKQDENLFDIVNQLNQGQDLINHQGDKYQLAQLNLQAGKKAKDSAAYQSAFNYLQTGLRLLQQDSWHHQYNLTLELHVEAAEAAYLSTDFAAMELLTNIVLQQAETLLEKVRVYEVRIQSYWAENKHLEAVKTALQVLKLLNITFPEQPSQPDIILALQQTHSILAAKAPSDLIDLPIMTDLVKLAAMQIMTIVWSPAYLTVNELIPLIACQQINLSVTGGNAAESAFAYANYGLILCGQGQIDTAYQFSQLALHLLEKFHATKLKAKIYVFCNFVRHLKEHLRKVLLYELEAYQSGLESGDFEFAAGGAMGYCMMSYLSGKELVKLEQEQAIYHQAIAQLKQEAFLNWHRIFWQVVLNWIGKAENPCCLNGEVYDENKMLPLHLEVQDRTAMLHLYTNKLILSYHFHQFEQASENATKLEEYLVNAATTCFAPPAYFYDSLTRLMMFADASVNDKNSILEKVAANQEKMQTWANHAPMNYLHKFYLVEAERCCVLGKDQDAREYYDRAITLAHKHEYLHEEALAYELAGRFYLAKNQKHLARHYLQDAHYAYQRWGAVAKVKDLEARYPRFLTKTSTESFAIGLNPLTSNSDQTTSGVLDFASILKASQTISGEIVLDKLLAKLMKIVIENAGAQKGFLILYKQDNLVIEAQGTVDVDDLILLQSLPIDSVAPGTKIPLLSTAIINYVAHTHKDVVLNDATHETQFTLDPYIITTQPKSILCTALIHQGKLSGILYLENNLTTGAFTSDRVEVLRILSTQAAISIENCRLYDQLEGYSRTLEQKVEIRTQELQKTNLELASTLQTLTTTQAQIIAQEKLASLGALTAGIAHEIKNPLNFVNNFAELSVELTQELCEEIANQQNRLDPETREYIAETLNDLKQNAQKINEHGKRADNIVHAMLMHSRGHAGDRQMTDINALLKEAIELSYHGMRAKMPSFNINIKTDYADNLGQVNVVPQNISRAFINVINNACYTTHKKKMRFIASAEANGEEFSPMLSITTKDLNQRIEIHIHDNGEGIPQEALDKIFNPFFTTKPTGEGTGLGLSITHDIIVQQHQGEIKVETKVNFYTYFIIILPKFVAYRK
- a CDS encoding AAA family ATPase; its protein translation is MNMQLKQLILEALSLPNNAISYHVRRRLAEMYPQKALLETSDFNFNITRYAKANLCKIQHNQSNYNQIISGWNGIENRIYNFTKNGHFEVISQENKLEVISMKWQEAYCQVNYHWIIADNKEIAENFFTAVCDWNSEIQDEILVFQNGYWSRDPKLFESIRSACFDTLILSGTLKQDIQDYLGRFFASQDLYEYYGVSHKCGILFTGPPGNGKSHTIKAIINEMEVPCLYVKSLKSRYDNDHYSIQQVFERARETTPCILVLEDLDSLILEESRSLLLNELDGFADNTGIVILATTNYPKRIDEAILKRPGRFDRIYKFDLPTVEERIKYITLWNEEFKSEMCVSKTDITQIAQKTKGFSYAFLKELIISSMTIWMEEREIGKMNKIIISQVDALKKQMTSLTA